CAAGGTAGCCTTAATTGGTCAGCGTGCTGGGCATTAGAAAAGAACCGTTAAATCAACAACGTCGTGGCTTGCAAAATAGAAAAGATTAAAGTAAGATTAAAACATTCGAAAATAGTGAATTAAGATAGGAGCGTGGCCTCATGCCAATCGTACACATTGATCTAATTGCTGGTCGTTCACAAGAACAACTTAAAAACTTGGTGAAAGATGTTACTGACGTGGTCAGCAAGAATACCGGTGCACCAGCAGAACACATTCACGTGATTTTAAGTGAGATGCAGAAAAATCGCTATAGTGTTGGTGGTGTCTTAAAGAGCGACGAAGAAGCAGAATAGGTTGTTCATTGCCGGACCGGTCGAATATGACGTGGCCGGCTTTTTTTAAAAGTTTAGAAGGTAGGTTAAACTGTGAACGAACAAATTAAGACGGATGCATTAAATTCGGCGCACCATTTAATGGTCGGGGGCGTCGATACATTGACCCTTGCAAAAAAATATCAAACACCGCTGTATGTCTATGATACCGGTGCAATTCGTGCCGAAATCGCAGCATTCAAGCAAGTTTTTGAAGAAAACCACGTGGACTATCAAATCAGTTATGCTAGTAAGGCGTTTGCAACGGTCGCGATGTATCAATTGATCGCCCAAGAACACATTCATTGTGATGTGGTTTCTGGTGGTGAATTGTATACCGCCCAACAAGCAGATTTCCCAATGGCCGCCGTCTCGTTTCACGGTAATAACAAGTCACTGGCCGAGCTAACCATGGCCTTAGATGCCGGTGTTGGTACCATCGTGGTCGATAATTTCGGTGAACTACGACAACTGACGACGTTGACGACGCAACGGCAACAGCCGACCACGATTATGTTGCGGATTGCCCCAGGGATCTCAGCGCATACGCATGATTACATTTCAACTGGTCAGGCCGATTCTAAGTTTGGATTTGATTTGGACAGTGGGCAAGCAGACCAGGCTATCAAAGCCGCGCAAGCCGCACCATATTTGAAACTGGTTGGGATTCATTGTCACATTGGGTCACAGATTTTTGAAGTGAATGGTTTTGAGATGATTGTTGATAAGCTCGTTAGTGAGTTTGCTCGCTGGCAACGCGAACTTGATTTTTACCCACAGATCATGAATGTGGGGGGGGGGTTTGGCGTGAAGTACACTGCCGAAGATCATCCGCTGCAGCCAACCGATTTTGTCGATGCAATTATTAAGGAAACGCGCGCGCAAACTGCAGCCCAACAAGTTCCAATGTTAGAAATCTGGATCGAGCCTGGACGCTCGTTAGTCGCTACCGCTGGGATGACCCTGTATACGATTGGCGATGAGAAGGATATTCCGGGCATTCGGAAGTATTTGTCTGTTGACGGAGGTATGGGTGATAATATTCGGCCAGCTTTATATCAGGCCAAGTATGAAGCGGTATTAGCCAAGAATCCGGCCTTACCAGCTGAACAGGTAGCCTCGATTGCTGGTAAATACTGTGAGTCAGGTGATATGTTGATCTGGAATCAGCAATTACCGGCCACTGCACCAGGCGACGTGTTAGCGGTCCTAGATACCGGTGCATACGGTTATTCGATGGCTAGCAACTACAATCGGAATCCACGACCTGCCGTTGTTTTTTGTGAACAGGGACATAGTCAACTTGTTGTGCAGCGTGAAAGCTATGCTGACTTAACACGGCTGGACCTCCCACTCTCAGTGCCGGAGAAAACCAAGTAGATTAGTCACCCAAAAGCATTTCAAGAGTTAGGCTCTTGAAATGCTTTTTTAGGTCTGCTGCTGTCGTCGAAGGGCTTGTGGCAACGTTTGACTAGGATCAGTGCTAAAATGGGCAGTATGAATTTATTAGTTACGGTATACTTATCATTGAAGGATGTTAATGGCTGCTATGAAGTCATTACGCTGGTCTGAAGATGGCTAGCAGGGGTGCCAGCATGTGGCGTGGGATTTCCAAGTGACCGGTTGCATACTGGCCCTAATTTTTTTGTTAAATCTATCCGCTTTGCTTGCGTTAGGCGTGAAGTTTGTTAAAATTTGATAGTTAAAGTCTTCGACGGTGACGATGGTCAATAAGGTCCCAATAGATAATTAACGATTTAAATAACCGGTGGGGGAGTTGTTAAAATGTTTAAAAAATGGCTAACTTGGCCAGTATTCTATGAGCTGACAGAAATTTATACGGCACCACTTAATATCATGTGGTTTGTTCTCGGAAGCGCCATTGCGCAGTATCACTTAGGTACGGTGAATTGGCTTAACGTGACGCTGTGTTTAGTTAGCGTATTTATTTTTGATTTAGCCGTCAATGTTTCTGATAATTATTATGATTATCGGCATGCTCGTGATCGGGAAGGCTATGCGCAGAAGACGAATCCGATTGGTCGCTTGCAGTTACCCGTAGCGGGTGTCGGCCGCTTAGCATTGGGATTGTACCTGATTTCATTGATTCCCGGAATCTGGCTTGTCATGCGGACTGGGTGGTTAGTGCTCGTCCTTGGATTAGTTGGCTATGTGATTGGTATTTTTTACACAGCTGGGCCCTATCCAATCAACGCGACCCCGCTGTGTGAGACGGTCGTGGCGTTAGCAATTGCATTTTTAATTGAATTGACCTGTGTGGTCGTATCGACGTATGGACAGCATCCGTTGACTTGGTCGATCGTTGGAACGACTTTCTTACTATGTTTACCACTGACCCTGATTTTCTTTTGCCTACAACTGGCTAATAACACAGCGGACCGTGATGAAGATATTTTGAATCATCGCTACACCTTGGCCTACTACCTTGGTAAACCAGGTTCGGTACGGCTGATTCAAGCGTTTTTAGTTATTGGTGGCATTTGGCCGCTCGTGAACGTCTTACTGGGACTAGCACCCATTGTTACGATTTGGGTCGTACTCTTACTACCAATTATGTGGCAAGGTATGCGCCCGTTCTTTGAGGTGCAAGATAAAAAGAAGACGTTTATTACGACGGTCAAGAGTGCCTCGCTGTTCTTCATTCTATACCCAGTGCTATTTGTTTTAGGGACTTGGTTGTAACGAATTAGTAAAGCTCACTTAATTTTTCGCACTTATCGTGGTTATTTTTATGAAAGTGGACTATATTATTACCAGTTTATAAAATAGGGGTAAGCAGGATGGAAACAGAACAGCGACAGCAACGAAGAATTGCGGTGTATCACTTAATTGTCACACTTTTGACACTCTGGTCAGCAGTTAACGTGATCCTATTATCGTTTCATATCGGTGATTGGCACGTTGAAACCCGCATCAGTAACGGCTTATTAGTCATGTTTGCGGTGGACTACTTTGTGCGCCTAATTCGTTCTCGAGATCGGAAGACTTTTCTCATTCATTCAGCGTTCGATTTGATGGGGATTATTCCCATGCACCCGGTGTTTGCACTCTTTCGACTTGGGCGTTTGGCACGGATGGTCCAATATCACCATTTGTTCTGGAAGCTCGGACTGGATGGTAAGTGGACGCACGATTTTCACCGCTTTATCTATAGCACCGGGTTTATCTACCTGTTTTCAATTAGTATTGCGATTATTGTTCTTAGTGCGTTGCTCTTTTCCGTTTTCGAGCATCAAAGCCTGTCAGATTCACTGTGGTGGGCCATCACAACGGCGACTACCGTGGGTTATGGTGACGATACGCCCCATACTGCCGTTGGCAAAGTGATCGCGGTCGGGCTGATGTTCGGTGGGATTGGTTTTATTGGTTTGTTAACGAGTACGATTACTGACTTCTTCACAACGCAAGCCAGTCAGAATGTCACGATCGAGGAACCACAGCATGATGACGAGCTGCGACAACTACTGATTAAAATTGACACGTTGACGACGAAGGTCGATCATTTACAAAATCAAGTTAAACGTTTAGAAAAATCAGGCTACAAAAAACAACATTGAATTTTCGGACCGTTGGATGCCCTTAATGGGGCGCAGCGGTCCGTTTTGCTATGCTATAATAACGGTAACAAATTCGAAACGGTGGTGGTGAGATGGGACAAGCAATAACACGGTGGGTCTGGCTACCAGCCCCAATTGTGACCCGTCAATCAACGTTTAAAATTCATGTGGGGGATTTACAGCGGCATCCAGTGCCATTACGTGCCGCACAGTGGTATCAATTTGAGCAGTCACGAACAAAGCTAATCTGCTCGGTGCCAATCACAACGACTCAGTATGCGGCCGTTACGCACTTAGCAGCTCAGCGGCTTAAAGCTGGTCAAGCGGGAATGTTACCAGCACCCGAGCAGCCCGTGATGACCCGGGGGACGACGATTACATTCACAATGTAAAGCGGCGTGATGACAGTTACTTACTGTAAAGATACTTTGTGAATGGTACTTGACGGTTGGGGGGCACGATGCTCACGTGTTATATTCAGGCTAATCAAATTGCCGCGAGGTCGCGAATTCACGAGGAAGTGATTTTTCGATGAAAACACGCTATCAGTTACAAGTCAAGTACGACGGAATCAGATCGTTAACACGTTGCCGCGTGTTGGCAATCATCATTGCGAGTTTTACGGGTTGGCTGACCGGGTGCGAGTTAGCGCAGGCCGCCACGGTGCCGACTATGATGCAAACTTACCATCCTTGGTCCGTACGGGGGCTGAATCTAGAAAGCTTGCGTTTGCTGGTGGCAACGACCGTCTTAGGGCTAGTCTGTTGGGGCCTAGCCGCTTACTTAAAACCTAAGGCCAGTGAGACTGAGTAAACAAACGATTGTTGTCTGACCCTTGATAGGGGGCGGATGATAATCTTTTTTTCGTACCACTTATGTGGCACTGAGCGGTGTCGTTCAATGTGGGAGCGCGTATCCATTCCCAACGTGCACTAGCACGCCACGGACCTCGCGCGCAGCAGGTGAGCTGAGGAAAATGATGGCGACCAGCAAGGCAAGTTTGGTGGTCGCGTTCACAATTTAAAATGATCCCAGCTTGTTGATTCGCTGTTAGCAATTGGTTGAATGAACCGGTGATTTTTTTAATTTACATCTTATTAATTAAAAAATTGATTAGCGCTAAAGCTAGGGCTATGCTGGTAAAGACGGGTAGTTGTAAACAAAAATATGGGCGCAAGGACTTGCATAGAAATTAAAATATGATTAAAATAAGTCTTATTAAATTAATGGAGGCTTGCGAATGATTAGTCAAAACCATCGTTTGGATCAGCAACTTATTGAACGTGAAGACCATTATATGGCGACGGCGGCACGAATCAATTACTATGATTTAGTTATTGACCATGCTCACGGGGCCCTGCTTACCGATGTTGATGGCAACCAATACATCGATTTGTTAGCCAGTGCTTCGGCCATTAACGTGGGCCATACGCACCCTCGCGTTGTTAAGGCCATTCAGGAACAGGCAGCCAAGTTGATTCATTACACGCCAGCATATTTTCATCATCAACCGGAACAACGATTGGCTGAGCGACTGGCAAAATCAGCTCCCGGCACTGATAATGAGGTGGTTTTTGGTAACTCTGGTTCGGATGCCAATGATGCCATTATTAAATTTGCACGGGCCTATACTAACCGACAATACATAGTCGCCTATACGGATGCCTATCATGGTTCAACGTATGGCTCAATGTCACTCTCAGGAGTTAGCCTGAATATGGTCCGTAAGATGGGACCGTTGCTACCTGGGATCGTGCACGTCCCGTATCCTGATTGTTATCGTACGTTGCCGCATGAGACGGAACATGAACTTGCATTACGCTATTTTGAAGCGTTCAAGGCACCATTTGACTCATACTTACCAGCGGAGGAAACCGCGTGCGTCATTATTGAACCGATTCAAGGTGATGGCGGTATCCGCAAGGCACCAGCAGAGTATGTCCAATTAGTCTATGACTTTTGTCACCAGCACGGTATCTTATTTGCCGTCGACGAGGTCAATCAAGGGATGGGACGAACCGGGAAGATGTGGAGCATTCAAAACTTCCCGGGAATCCGACCGGACTTAATGTCCGTTGGCAAATCACTGGCTTCGGGATTACCACTTAGTGCAGTGATCGGTCGCCGTGAAGTGATGGAGAGTCTAGCAGCGCCGGCGCACACCTTTACGACGGCGGCCAATCCGGTTTGTTGTGCGGCGGCGCTGGCGACAATCGACGTTCTAGCAGATGAACAGTTGGTTGCCCGTTCCGCCAATTATGGCCGCTATGCCAAGGAACAGTTTTTAGCGCTTCAACAACGCCATCCTAAAATTGGGCAGGTACGGATGTACGGGCTGAACGGGGGCATTGAATTGGTGACAGACCGGCAGAGTCAGCAACCTGATCCTGATTTTGCCAGTGACGTCATTTATGCCGCTTTTGAACGGGGTGTCGTCATGATAACGCTCAAAGGAAATATTTTGCGGTTCCAACCACCACTAGTCATCACGAAGACGCAATTAGATACTGCGTTAACCGTATTAGATGAGGCAATGGCTGCTGCTGAACAGGGTCTGGTTAAACGGCCCCGAGGCAAGATTGGTTGGTAAAATAAGGAGGATTTTGATGCAACGGTTATTAAAACGGTTAACTTTAAAGGAAGATCCAAGCATATATGAAGACAAAGATTCTCACCTAGCTCGAGTATTGACGGTCAAGGACTTCTTGGCTTTAGGGGTGGGGACGATTGTTTCAACGTC
This Lactiplantibacillus plantarum DNA region includes the following protein-coding sequences:
- the lysA gene encoding diaminopimelate decarboxylase, which produces MNEQIKTDALNSAHHLMVGGVDTLTLAKKYQTPLYVYDTGAIRAEIAAFKQVFEENHVDYQISYASKAFATVAMYQLIAQEHIHCDVVSGGELYTAQQADFPMAAVSFHGNNKSLAELTMALDAGVGTIVVDNFGELRQLTTLTTQRQQPTTIMLRIAPGISAHTHDYISTGQADSKFGFDLDSGQADQAIKAAQAAPYLKLVGIHCHIGSQIFEVNGFEMIVDKLVSEFARWQRELDFYPQIMNVGGGFGVKYTAEDHPLQPTDFVDAIIKETRAQTAAQQVPMLEIWIEPGRSLVATAGMTLYTIGDEKDIPGIRKYLSVDGGMGDNIRPALYQAKYEAVLAKNPALPAEQVASIAGKYCESGDMLIWNQQLPATAPGDVLAVLDTGAYGYSMASNYNRNPRPAVVFCEQGHSQLVVQRESYADLTRLDLPLSVPEKTK
- a CDS encoding potassium channel family protein, with product METEQRQQRRIAVYHLIVTLLTLWSAVNVILLSFHIGDWHVETRISNGLLVMFAVDYFVRLIRSRDRKTFLIHSAFDLMGIIPMHPVFALFRLGRLARMVQYHHLFWKLGLDGKWTHDFHRFIYSTGFIYLFSISIAIIVLSALLFSVFEHQSLSDSLWWAITTATTVGYGDDTPHTAVGKVIAVGLMFGGIGFIGLLTSTITDFFTTQASQNVTIEEPQHDDELRQLLIKIDTLTTKVDHLQNQVKRLEKSGYKKQH
- a CDS encoding 2-hydroxymuconate tautomerase yields the protein MPIVHIDLIAGRSQEQLKNLVKDVTDVVSKNTGAPAEHIHVILSEMQKNRYSVGGVLKSDEEAE
- a CDS encoding aspartate aminotransferase family protein; this encodes MISQNHRLDQQLIEREDHYMATAARINYYDLVIDHAHGALLTDVDGNQYIDLLASASAINVGHTHPRVVKAIQEQAAKLIHYTPAYFHHQPEQRLAERLAKSAPGTDNEVVFGNSGSDANDAIIKFARAYTNRQYIVAYTDAYHGSTYGSMSLSGVSLNMVRKMGPLLPGIVHVPYPDCYRTLPHETEHELALRYFEAFKAPFDSYLPAEETACVIIEPIQGDGGIRKAPAEYVQLVYDFCHQHGILFAVDEVNQGMGRTGKMWSIQNFPGIRPDLMSVGKSLASGLPLSAVIGRREVMESLAAPAHTFTTAANPVCCAAALATIDVLADEQLVARSANYGRYAKEQFLALQQRHPKIGQVRMYGLNGGIELVTDRQSQQPDPDFASDVIYAAFERGVVMITLKGNILRFQPPLVITKTQLDTALTVLDEAMAAAEQGLVKRPRGKIGW
- a CDS encoding prenyltransferase, which gives rise to MFKKWLTWPVFYELTEIYTAPLNIMWFVLGSAIAQYHLGTVNWLNVTLCLVSVFIFDLAVNVSDNYYDYRHARDREGYAQKTNPIGRLQLPVAGVGRLALGLYLISLIPGIWLVMRTGWLVLVLGLVGYVIGIFYTAGPYPINATPLCETVVALAIAFLIELTCVVVSTYGQHPLTWSIVGTTFLLCLPLTLIFFCLQLANNTADRDEDILNHRYTLAYYLGKPGSVRLIQAFLVIGGIWPLVNVLLGLAPIVTIWVVLLLPIMWQGMRPFFEVQDKKKTFITTVKSASLFFILYPVLFVLGTWL